GCGCTGACCCGCCTGCTGCAACCCTTCGGGGTTTCGCTGCGCACCTTCGCCCCCGGCACGCCGGAATCGGCATTTTTTGAATACGACGTGCACACATGCGCCACGATCGAGGAATTGTTTTCGTCCTCCGACGTGCTCGTGGAACTTGCCCCGCTTAATGACCACACCCAGGGGATTGTGGGGCGCGAACTTCTGGAACTGCTTCCGGAGGGCGCGGTGTTCGTGAACACAGGGCGCGGGCAGGTGGTGCGCGAAGCCGAGCTGCTCGAAGTCGCGCTCGCCCGCCGCCTCCGCGTGGCGCTCGATGTATTCGAGACCGAGCCGTTGCCGGCGGACTCGCCCCTGCGCGCGCACCCGGAGATTCTCCTTATGCCGCATCAAGGCGGCCCCACGCTCGACCGTTGCCGTGATGCCGGCGATTTTGCCCTCCGCCAAGTCGCCGCCTGGCTGCGCGGCGAGACTCCCTCCGCCATCATCACCCTGCCCGTGTGGGATATGTCGTCCTGACCGCCACCGCCGGCTCAATTCGAATTGCGGACTCCGGAGAAACATCAGGATCGGGAAGCGCGCGCGTCCTGCGGCGGGTTTCCAGAGAGGTCTGTTCTCTTGAGTGAATACACCAGACTTTGCCTCCCTCGCGACAAGGCATCAAGCATGGTTCCGCCATCCAGACAGCAGCCCCCTTCCCTTCCGTGAGCGACCAAACCGCCAACAAACCCCCAGCCGCCACGCCCGCCAGAATCTGGCGCACCGGCACCCTTGTCTATACTTCCGCCGGGCTGGCCGCGCTTTTCTTCTGGCTGCTGCTGGGAGACTTCGCGTGGTCCATGCGCGACCGCTCCGTGGCGCCGATGGCGCAGTGGTATCTGAACCACCTCGGCGTCTCCAGCCTGCTGTTCGGGCTGCTCATCAGCTCGCTGCCGGCGGCGCTCGGCCTCGTGCTCGGGCCGATCATCAGCGTGAAGTCCGACCGGCACCGCGGCCCCCGCGGGAGGCGCGTCCCGTTCCTGCTCGTCACCACTCCCATTGCCGCGCTGGGCATGATCGGGCTGGGGCTCACGCCGCTCATCGCGCGCGGCGTGCATGCGCTGTTTCCAGGGGCGGGCGAGACAGCGTCAGCCATCGTGTGCTTCGCCGTGTTCTGGACCGCCTGGGAATTCGGCACTATCGCGAGCAAATCCGTTTTCGGAGGGCTGATCAACGACGTGGTGCCCAAGCCGCTGCTCGGACGCTTTTACGGCCTGTTCCGCGCCATCGGCCTGCTTGACGGAATGGTGTTCAACTTCTGGATCATGGGTTTGGTGCCGGCGCACTTCACCCTGATTTTGTGCGCCATCGGCGCCTTCTACGGCATCACTTTCATGTGGGTCTGCCTCAAGGTGCGCGAGGGCGGTTACCCGCCGTCCGAGGTGGGCGATGGCAACGGTGGCGGCGTCCCCGAAGGGCTCGCCGGCTGGGCGCGGCGCGGTGTCGCGGAGACGCGGCGGTATTGCCGCGAATGCTTCACCCAGTCGTATTATCTGGCTGTGTTCGCGATGCTGATGCTCGCGGGCGTGACGCAGGCGCCGGTCAATGTGTTCACCATCCCGCAGGCGCGCAGCCTAGGCGTGGACATGGATCTTTACGGAAAACACGTGGCATTGTCGTTTCTCATCTCCCTGTGCCTGTCCTTTTTCCTTGGCTGGCTGGCGGACAAGTTTCATCCGCTGCGCGTGGTGATGGCCACGCTGGCCGGCTATGCGGCGGTCGCGCTCTGGGGCGGCCTTTGCGCCACCACGCCGGGGACTTTCCTCGCCGCGTGGGTGATGCACAGCGTGCTGGGTGGCGCCTATATCACGAGTGCGGCGTCGCTGGGCCAGCGGTTATTCCCGCACTCGCGCTTCGCGCAATTCGCCTCGGCGGGCGAGGTGTTTGTCGCCGTTGCCAGCATGGTGGTCGCGCCGGCGGTCGGAACGCTGATCGACGCGTCGGGCCAAAACTACCGGCTGACTTTTTTCGCGGGCGGCCTTTTGGCCCTCGGCGCGCTTTCCTGCGCGTTTTATGTCCACGCCCGCTTCAAAAAACTCGGCGGCCCCGCAAACTATATCGCCCCGGAATAACCGCCTCGCCGCCCATTGCGCCATGCCATGATTACATATGGATTTTCAACGATAGGCTGCCCGGATCTCGACATGGATTCGGCATTGGAATTATGCATTCAATACGGACTCGATTTTCTGGAGCTGCGAGCGCTGGGAGGCAGCACCGATTTGCTTGAATATTTCAAGCAAAACAAAACGTCTGCCGGCATGCCGAAAGTGCTCGTCCTGGCATCATCCTTCGCCCTTCTCGGAGAAGATAAGGCAAGGAGGGAAAAACTGTATCGCGAAGCGGAACTTGCCGATAAAATCGGGGCGAAATATATCAGAGTTTTTGGGGCAGGCGGGAACAAGATGGAAAACAATTTAACCAGAATTCAGATCGAGGCGGCGGCCAGAACCATCGAAGCTCTGAGGAGAGAATTCGATAATAGAAACGTATCATGCGAGTTGATTCTGGAGACGCACGATGTGCTTTCATTTTCCAAACCATGTTATGATTTGAATAACTGCCTGGACATCCCCGTCCCAATCCTGTGGGACAGTTATCATACGTGGAGGCACGGGAAGGAATCGCCGGAGGACACATGGTCCCTGCTGGGACCCATGATCAAACACATACATTACAAAGACGGGCTTGCCTCGTCCGGATCATCAGCAGGGGCATATACGCTTCCAGGAGAGGGGCAGTATCCCTTGTCTGAATTGAAGCGTGTTTTGCAGTCTGGAAAATATGAGAATGGAATCTCTCTGGAGTGGGAAAAGTTGTGGCATCCGGCACTCCCTGCAATCCAAGAGGCGCTGAATGCCTTCATAAAAATTTTCTCATTATAATACCGAGTCGCGTTCAGAGATATATTCCAAGATTCAGGCAACGACAGGCGTCTTTTGACGAGCGCAGTCTGGTCTGGAAGCAGAACATGAGAAAACAAAGGGGAATGTGGTGCTGTAGTCCCTGCCAAGGGTAGTCCTCGAAGTAAAATATAATGGGCGATCCAAAACCATTCCAGAGATCGTTTAACAAAAGATGAATTCATTAATCAATCCTTCGTAACCGGATGCAATTCCGATAAACAATCTGCCACCCAAGTTCTCCCCTGAATTGAAATGGTCGGGCGGTAAACGTAAAACAGGAAATCAAGGCCGCTTATTTTTTCAAAATCCCTACTTTCACAGGGAAAAACATATCGGTTGGCGTCTTATAGTGGATAAAACGGTTCGCTGCTAATCGTGAACGCAGGCTCCTGCACGCATCGAACGCCCTAAATCGACATCATTCGCATCATTTTCGGGCTGAAATGGGCACATTGGCGCCGAAATCAACCCAAGTTTTGCATCAAATGGCGCACCGATGTCACTCTATTCCAAAGCCCGAACTAACTTGGTGTGAGTTGTCGCTACTCTCCTGATCAAGGCGCTGTAGCCTAGCATTTTAAAAGGTTACCACAGGCGGCGGTAGCCGAGGTTGATGCCCCAGGGGCGCTCGTAGCGGGCGGCCCTGGCGTATTCGTAATCCAGATACATCTGGCTCAGGTCGTTGATGCGATACATCGTCCCGAAGCCGAACTCCACGCGCTTGCCGTCGTAATCGGGGCGCATGCTCTTGCCGTGCGCGGTGACCTCGCCGCCGTCGGAATCGACCGCGACCGCGGCAAATTTGCCATACGGATACCAGCGGCTGTCCCGGAACTGCCGGCCAAAGCGCACCTGGGCGCGATACTGCGCGAGCATCGTGTTGCCCACGCTCACATGAATCGGACGCAGGCGCGGCGTGCGGTCGGTGTCGTAATCGACGTCGTTGAGCCACATCACGCCGGCCTGCACCGCCGGCTCCACCCACCAGCCGTCCGCGCGTTGCAGGCGGCGGCCAAGCTCCAGCGAGACGCTTTGCGCGTTCGACGAGTAGTGGCCGGTGGTCACGTGGCCGTCCACGGCACGGGCCTCGAAGCTGTTCTTGTAACGGTCAACCCGCGCCACGAGGTCGGCAAACCAGCCGTCGGGCGTGAGGTGCGTGAAGTAGGCGCCGAGCGAGATGTTGCGCGTGTCTCCCTTGCCGTGGTTATGGAATTCGCGGCTCGTGTTGCCCATGTCAACAAAGCCGCCGAGGAGGTTCACGCCGTTTTCC
This genomic stretch from Termitidicoccus mucosus harbors:
- a CDS encoding MFS transporter, which encodes MSDQTANKPPAATPARIWRTGTLVYTSAGLAALFFWLLLGDFAWSMRDRSVAPMAQWYLNHLGVSSLLFGLLISSLPAALGLVLGPIISVKSDRHRGPRGRRVPFLLVTTPIAALGMIGLGLTPLIARGVHALFPGAGETASAIVCFAVFWTAWEFGTIASKSVFGGLINDVVPKPLLGRFYGLFRAIGLLDGMVFNFWIMGLVPAHFTLILCAIGAFYGITFMWVCLKVREGGYPPSEVGDGNGGGVPEGLAGWARRGVAETRRYCRECFTQSYYLAVFAMLMLAGVTQAPVNVFTIPQARSLGVDMDLYGKHVALSFLISLCLSFFLGWLADKFHPLRVVMATLAGYAAVALWGGLCATTPGTFLAAWVMHSVLGGAYITSAASLGQRLFPHSRFAQFASAGEVFVAVASMVVAPAVGTLIDASGQNYRLTFFAGGLLALGALSCAFYVHARFKKLGGPANYIAPE
- a CDS encoding sugar phosphate isomerase/epimerase, which translates into the protein MITYGFSTIGCPDLDMDSALELCIQYGLDFLELRALGGSTDLLEYFKQNKTSAGMPKVLVLASSFALLGEDKARREKLYREAELADKIGAKYIRVFGAGGNKMENNLTRIQIEAAARTIEALRREFDNRNVSCELILETHDVLSFSKPCYDLNNCLDIPVPILWDSYHTWRHGKESPEDTWSLLGPMIKHIHYKDGLASSGSSAGAYTLPGEGQYPLSELKRVLQSGKYENGISLEWEKLWHPALPAIQEALNAFIKIFSL